The proteins below come from a single Oryzomicrobium terrae genomic window:
- a CDS encoding alpha-hydroxy acid oxidase, with the protein MPTPCLTAIPRDIACVSDYKPYARHSLDDNAWAYLASGAADELTYRRNRDAFDALRLNSHVLADLRGGHTRLDLFGQPLAHPILLAPVAYQRLFHNDGELAAAQAAEALEATMVVSTLASVPLEEIAQATRAPLWFQLYIQPDRGYTRHLIERAEAAGYRALVVTVDAPLSGLRNQEQRAGFHLPPGVDAANLRDMPAPSSPLATLQPGQSPVFDGLLATAPTWADIAAIRDLTRLPLILKGILSPRDARQALALGVDGLVVSNHGGRTIDTLPAAIDALPAVAEAVSGRIPLLLDGGIRRGSDIFKALALGARAVLIGRPWVYGLAAAGPLGAAHVLKILREEFEVVMALTGCARLDDIGPDRLWP; encoded by the coding sequence ATGCCGACCCCCTGCCTCACCGCAATCCCCCGCGACATCGCCTGCGTTAGCGATTACAAGCCTTATGCCCGCCACAGCCTGGACGACAACGCCTGGGCCTACCTGGCCAGCGGCGCCGCCGACGAACTAACCTATCGGCGCAACCGGGATGCCTTCGACGCCCTGCGCCTGAACAGCCACGTCCTGGCCGACCTACGCGGCGGCCACACCCGCCTCGACCTGTTCGGCCAGCCCCTGGCCCACCCAATCCTGCTCGCCCCGGTGGCCTATCAGCGTCTCTTCCACAACGATGGCGAGTTGGCCGCTGCCCAGGCCGCCGAAGCCCTGGAAGCGACCATGGTGGTCAGCACCCTGGCCAGCGTGCCCCTGGAAGAAATCGCCCAGGCCACCCGGGCGCCCCTGTGGTTTCAGCTCTACATCCAGCCCGACCGGGGCTACACCCGGCACCTGATCGAACGGGCCGAAGCAGCCGGCTACCGGGCCCTGGTGGTCACCGTGGACGCCCCCTTGAGCGGGCTGCGCAACCAGGAACAACGGGCCGGCTTTCACCTGCCTCCTGGCGTGGACGCGGCCAACCTGCGCGACATGCCGGCGCCGTCCAGCCCCCTGGCCACCTTGCAGCCGGGTCAGAGCCCGGTCTTCGACGGCCTGCTGGCCACGGCCCCGACCTGGGCCGACATCGCGGCCATCCGCGACCTCACCCGGCTGCCGCTGATCCTCAAGGGCATCCTCTCGCCCCGGGACGCCCGCCAGGCCCTGGCGCTGGGCGTCGATGGCCTGGTGGTTTCCAACCACGGCGGACGCACCATCGACACCCTGCCAGCCGCCATCGACGCCTTGCCCGCGGTGGCCGAGGCGGTGAGCGGGCGTATTCCGCTCCTGCTCGACGGCGGCATCCGCCGCGGCAGCGACATCTTCAAGGCCCTGGCCCTGGGCGCCCGAGCCGTGCTGATCGGCCGTCCCTGGGTTTACGGCCTGGCTGCCGCCGGTCCCCTGGGCGCGGCCCATGTGCTCAAGATCCTGCGCGAAGAATTCGAAGTGGTGATGGCCCTGACCGGCTGCGCCCGGCTCGACGACATCGGCCCGGATCGCCTGTGGCCATGA